DNA sequence from the Parambassis ranga chromosome 1, fParRan2.1, whole genome shotgun sequence genome:
CTGTCTGCCAAATGGTACACCTGCCCCACTCAGCTTCATGCGTTCTTATTGGCTTGGATTAGCCAGGAGTTAGCTGAAAATAGCTGAATTAGTCAGattgctgccaacatggcaacatcCAGAGCCAACACTGAACTTTAGAACTGCTCTGCAGTACACGTATGGTTGACAGCATGGATTAACTCACCAGTTATCAGTCTCTGATAAATAACTTCATTTATTTGCTGACAAataaaattaacactgcttctAATGCATGTTGTTTACACTTTGGAAGCCCAAACTCTAAATCCTAATCTTTGCATAAACATTTTGCTTCACTTAATCTGCATTAATAAAGACAAGGACGTTTCCACCTATCAGAACCCTGctgaatatataaatatactgctgtactatatatatatagtacagCACCAAAAGCAATTTTGATTTGAAGCAGTTCAAAAGttccacagtgtttttacagcaaCTTAACCAGGACATTCAATAAGGGACAACTAAGAGACAGAGCATAGAGAATCAATGCTGATGCTCCTCAGATTGTGTCCAGATTGATTACTTGCTGGAACAATTTCTAGAAACACAATACTGCAGCTTCtgtcttcattgaaaaaaaaatatcacaccTTCAATTTCCATGAAAGGGACATTTGCGTAATTATTTCCATTAAGGCTTTTTCTTACAGCACACCACAAACTGATGAGAAATTACAACAACATGCAGCTGATCTGCAGAGACAATAAATGCTGGTTTAAAACACACTGGGTCTGCTTTTATAAATGCATGCATCCTGTTTTGACTGGAGCACATGTACTCTCCAAGGACATGTTGTATTCTTATTTAAGTGGCCCTGTGGTATGTCGTGTCCCACTGCTGTTGTACCTGGGTGATTATGAGACCTTTtcaggcaggcagcagcagaatcGCTGCTTTTCCTGAGCAGTAACGTCGGCACATGTCATCAGTTCAATGCGTGCGGATCGGTGACACATCTAAGGGCTCACACAAGCCATTGAAAACTAAAGGTGGGCATATTAAACAGGACTGTGACTGAGATGTACGCGATGACTGCACTTACTCGTTCAGGGAGAATCTGCCCCTCAGAACGGATTCTGCCGCCTCCGCTTTGCTTCTCACTTACTCAGCAGTGAAAAAATGCAGTGACTGATGTGGCATATGAAATGTTTCTATGACTAATTATGATCATGTTCACAGTGAGACCACACCccactgttttcttttattcctCATGTCACTAATTTCCTTCCATAAGTAGCATTCAAGACCATCAAAAaatgatggtgttttttttaaatggtttaaGTCCTTGTTGACACACAATGATAAACACCATCACATCCTGAAATCCTCTCCAGCTGGATAATTACTGCTGCTTAAAGACGGATTTAAACAACAGCTAAAAATATTGAAAGCGTAGAGTAAATCCCCCCACCCCCTATATAGTTTGACCCATATCTGgaagttgttgtttttccttttaatgCAGTCGGTGGATCAGGGTCACTCTGATAAAACTCTGATCTGAGGGTTTACGTGACCATTCATACAGCATGTTGTGCCAGGGTTTCCGCACtcagccagggcttttattttttgtatttaatttgtgtttgattatttcctgttttattttgaaatcactgctctccctctcgtttcaggtgtcttgtcttccccttcctcatgtgctccctcctcctggtgattacctgctcctccctaatgtgtctcacctgtgtctcattgtctccccCTCCCTTTGTGTATATCATGTGCGTGCCTACCTTCACTCCCTCccagtttgtcttgtgtgcTTGACCAAGCCTTACCAGCCTTCTAAACCTTAGAATCTGTCTTGGAACCTTTGTGTATGACCTACGTATGAATCTTTGGATTTAGTCTTAGCCTTAGCCTCTTGTACTTTTGCCAGAGCCTATTAGTGTGTCACCCCAGTGTGTTTTGGGTTAGCCTTAGCTTTAGCCTCCAGTACTTCTGCCTTCTGGTTTCCTGGTTCCTGGCTCCTGCCTGTCCGACGACCATTCCTGCCTAAACCCTTCTGAACTGACTGCCCCCCTGTGTACCGACCCCTGCTGTGTAACAAAGGACCTTGTAATTGAAACTACCCTGCCTCCTGTCCAGCACTTGTGTCCAGTCCTGACAAACCCTGACATCACAAACTGGCCACCATGGACACAGCTGACAGCCAGGCAGTGCAAGTGGCGCTTTCGAATCAGGACAAGAGcatccagcagcaggaggagcggCTGAGATGTCTTGCTCAGGACGTGGTTGAGATCATGAGCCGGATCGAGCGGCAGCTGGCCGCCTTAGGAGACCAAATGGGCCAGCTCATTCAAGAAGTGCAGCGGCTCCTGCCATCATCGCCTTTTCGCACCACTGCCGTGGACAACACCTTGTTGCTTCCTTCATCACCTTCCCCTGGATATGTTCCCTTGGCGCTGCCAGAGAGGTTCTCTGGCAACTTGGGAGGCTGTCgcagcttcctgtttcagtgCAATTTGCATTTTGAGTTGCAGCCTGCCTCCTTCCCCACGGACCAGGCCAGGGTCGCCTTCATCATCTCCCGCCTCACAGGCCAAGCCGAGACCTGGGCCATGGCCTTGTTGGGGCGCCAGTCTCCCATCTGCAACTCTCTCCGAGCCTTCACCAACGCCATGGTTCAGGTTTTCCAGCATAGGACAAGGAGGGATGCAGGATCGGCACTCCTGAAGCTCAGGCAGGGGGGGCGAAGAGCAGCTGACTTCGCTATAGAGTTTAGAATATTAGCAGCTGAGAGTGAATGGAACCAATCGGCTCTTTTTGACGTTTTTATTAATGGCCTTTCAGAGCAGCTAAAAGATAAGCTAGCTCCATTGGAGCTGCCCCCCACTTTAGAGGAGCTTATTGCTCTCACCATCAGAATAGACAATAGACTTCATGAAAGACAAGTGGAACAACGTGCGACAACTCTCTCAACCCCCCGCCGGAGGGCCAAGGCGAGGAATCCATGCAGGGCCGGACAGCCCATGCAGCTAGGTCGTAGTTGACTCTCCCCGGCGGGGCAGGAGGGTCACATGAGTGCCTGCAACACCACGACTATCGACAAGACCCTCACTTTCACTGTTGACTGACACCTGTATAATAAAGAACCCTGTATTTGAAACTACACTGCCTCCTGTCCAGCTCTTGTGTCCAGTCCTGACAAACCCTGACATGTTGTGTAGCCATGTGGTGGTATTAACACTCAGTATCACACAGTGTGATAATGCAGATGCTGAACCTTtctgtgtgaaatcagccattAGTGgagtcaagaaaaaaaacaggaatgaTTTCAATTCATTTTGACAATAAGTCAGAATTGAAAGGAGTTATGTTAGAACTTTTAGTGTAAAGTAAGAAATTTTGAGTGTCCTAGAATTTAGGGAAGAACACtggaaattgaattgaattgattgaTGTGATATTTTAAAAAACTCTTGAAAACAATCAGCTGTATACGGCCATAGAACTAATGACCACAGATAGCACcatttaaatacatgtaaagaatacaaaaaaatagtgCCAGACACTAAATAACTGTTTTGTATGTActcatataattaaaaaaactgattttaagTGTCCATTATCCTTAGGTGTGCATTTTAAAGAATAATTCATAAGAATAATGTCTCACTAGGCAACAGAGAGATGTCCATATAATGGATGAAATGTGTATTCCAAcatgtctccatgacaacaggaCAAAGAATGCCTAGTAAAAGCAACCCCTCATTTGGCCTCCTGAACTGTTAGTTGTGATGTAAGGTTGTActaggagaaagaaaaacagccaaaaaagtatttgttttttgttttcttcctttctgACAGGCCTCACTGCCTGGTCCAGTCAACAGGAAGTTCATCACATGAAAGGATTATTCAGCAATATGTGAACAGAATGTGCTGTTTTCATGTGTGGGAAAAGAGAAGTGAGTAGCAGGATTGTGTTTTACAGAAAAGGGAATTTCATGTGAAAAAGGGGATGACTATAACCTGAGCAACCAGAACGACCTGATCTGCTCCATCGCTGAGGTCTGGGGTATAGCTGGGCGAAGCATGCAGCTGGCAGGAAGTTGATGATGAAGACCTGAGGCTGTAAACAcaacctgctgctctctgtatTATTCAGTAGTAGTGTTTCGgccccagctgctgctgtgacgtTGCGTAACTGTTTTAATATCCCCTCTTTGAATCGGTGTCAAGTCATTTCAGGAAGGAAGGATGTGATTCAGATTCTGTCATAATCCACAGGAAATGGTACGACCAGGGAAgctgtttatatgtgtgtttgtttgtttaaatgtgtgtgtgtgtgtgtgtgtgtctgtgtcttacTGTAAGCACGAGATTAGCGGCAACAAGCCAGACTGGCACTGGTTTGTACCAGCCTCCTTCCTCTTATAAAGGATTGACCCTCTGAACTGTGGCCTAATGTGGCACAACAGCACTTTGGAAATAAGATGTGGCAGTTTTCGGGAATGTGTTTATACTCATTAACTCTACAAAAACACCTCctaaatgttaaaaacaaagagGTCAGGACAACTGTGTACACTTTCAATGTGTttaatacaaatatttacaacatGAAATCGATACacataaaaaaagcagcttcaaaTGTGAGGTAATGTTATGATTTCACAGGTCAGACATAAACATAATGATTtcaataacattaaaacatacaatgTTTAGATTAATGGGTTTATAACCCCCATGCGGAAAGTCCTTTTTCCCCCAAAGCACCATGTGAACACACTATGTAGGACAGTCCCCAAGCAGTAGTATTGATTTATCAAAGTCCACAGCAGcaattgaatgtgtgtgtggcaactGTCCTTCCTGTTTTACTGTTTCAGTTTGAtatctgagtgaaaacacaggaAATTCCCTGAAGtcttggttttgtgtgtgtgtgtgtctgtctgtgtgtgtaactctGTGGTCCACTTCATTTCTTCTCATACTGAGTCACATCACTATCTGCTGattcacagatacacacactttGAGTCAGCAGCAGTCACTTGTTTGGACTCATTAAAGTGAAGATGAATCACCAGGAAACAAAAAAGCAACACAACCAGTTCCTCTTCAGTTTCTTCCTCAAACTTTCCAGCCTGAAAACTCCCTTTGGCCTGTTTCTTCTCCATCTTTGCTTGTTGTTCTGTCTGTTGGGGCTTTACCAGCCCGACTGGCACTCTGAGACTGACCGGAGAGCTCACACCATGGCCCCGGTAATCCCTCTGTCCCGGGACGGCTAATGTAGGTCAGCTCCTTGGTGAGCAAAGGGATCAAACTGCCCTTATAGGCTAACGAGGAGTTGAGAATCACTCCGCTCCAAAGTCCCATTGGAGGCTATTTTCTCCCTCCATCTGTTCAGAAGGCAGGTATAACCCGATTTAGAGACAAAGTGGTCAGGGACTCCCCGGCTCCGACGCGACAGCTGCCCAGTGCGGCCGCATACCTTTCCTCCCCATGCTCCAGCCTCGCCCTCTTACTGGGAAGGAAGTCAGGCGCCGCCGACGCCTTGCCCCGGCGTTTCCTGGACTGCCTCGATGGGCTCAAGTTCTCTTTGTCCTCTGTGATTTCGCCTTCACACTCATCCTCGGTGTTCTCTGGCTCCTCTGGTGTCACCTCGGCTGAGTTCAGTATCGGTTGAGGCTCAGGCTGAGGCTCGGGCTGCGGGGTCTGTTCCCCCTGGCTGGAGCTTGTGTCCATTGGCTCCTCGGACGGCGCGCCGGTCAGTACCTCGCTCTCCCGGGACGAGTGATAGATGTCCCGGGCGGACCTCATGACCAGGGAGAGTAGGAGGCTCCGGTGTAGtctcagtcctcctctctgggtCCTGGAGGCGTACAGCTTGCTGATCGACACAGCCAGAATCCGCCTGGCCTCGACGTTCACTTCCATAGCTGTTGTGGCACTCATAGTTTCTTTGCGTAATTACGCACGGTTATGTTGGCACATTAACTAGAAGCGGTTGGCTTTTGTCGAACTTAAGTTTAAACTTCTAGTTTGTGTTCTGTCTCTGCTCGGCTGCTCACCAGTTGTTGTACTCCCAGaaatgagagtgtgtgagtaaaAGGGTGGcgttttatttcctctctgaCGTAATGTGGACTTCATTCCTCAGTTAGTGACAGGCGCCGCCCCCACCTGCTGTAGAGCgcgcagcacacacacacacacacacaccatctgttCCGTCTACCGTTTTTTCTCACAGTTAATCCTTTTTATTATTTAGATTTCTGCTTCCAATGCGAGGCACTTTACAACAAATTGTATTTTGTAAAGTTGCATCGTTTATTTAATAAGTATTTAAATTTGGCCAATTAACAATTTTATAGGAAAGTGCTCCAAATGTATTCAGTTAAAGA
Encoded proteins:
- the ier2b gene encoding immediate early response 2b; its protein translation is MSATTAMEVNVEARRILAVSISKLYASRTQRGGLRLHRSLLLSLVMRSARDIYHSSRESEVLTGAPSEEPMDTSSSQGEQTPQPEPQPEPQPILNSAEVTPEEPENTEDECEGEITEDKENLSPSRQSRKRRGKASAAPDFLPSKRARLEHGEERYAAALGSCRVGAGESLTTLSLNRVIPAF